Proteins co-encoded in one Bradyrhizobium sp. 170 genomic window:
- a CDS encoding type IV toxin-antitoxin system AbiEi family antitoxin domain-containing protein, with protein sequence MPSLSRTQQERALSLLKQQGMVRLSEFVEAGITATTVARMKDKGLVLQLSRGLYQLPDAPIDTHHTLAEAAKLVPKGVVCLTSALAFHGLTDAIPSRVWIAIGAKDRRPRIETPPLQFVRFGEKVLTSGIKEHVIEGVRVRIYIPAKTVVDLFRYRRPAGNRYQKSPGLNLALEGLREALRRRKASPAEIARYANEAGVWKVVQPYLEAMTANA encoded by the coding sequence ATGCCTTCGCTTTCCAGAACTCAGCAAGAGCGCGCTCTCTCCCTGCTCAAGCAGCAGGGCATGGTCCGCCTTTCCGAATTTGTAGAAGCTGGCATCACCGCAACCACCGTTGCGCGGATGAAGGACAAAGGGCTTGTCCTCCAGCTCAGTCGAGGACTGTACCAACTTCCCGACGCCCCGATCGACACACATCATACGCTCGCCGAGGCAGCCAAACTTGTCCCGAAGGGGGTCGTTTGTCTTACGTCCGCACTGGCCTTTCACGGCCTGACCGACGCGATCCCATCGCGCGTTTGGATAGCCATTGGCGCAAAGGACCGGAGGCCTCGCATCGAAACACCGCCCCTTCAATTCGTGCGTTTCGGCGAAAAGGTTCTAACCTCCGGCATCAAAGAGCACGTCATCGAAGGCGTGCGCGTTCGTATTTATATTCCCGCAAAGACGGTGGTCGATCTATTTCGCTATCGGCGCCCCGCCGGCAACCGCTATCAAAAGAGCCCAGGTCTCAATCTCGCACTCGAAGGTCTGCGAGAAGCCCTGCGCCGGCGCAAGGCATCTCCCGCCGAAATCGCCCGCTACGCCAATGAAGCCGGAGTCTGGAAGGTCGTGCAGCCCTATCTGGAGGCTATGACTGCCAATGCCTAA
- a CDS encoding UvrD-helicase domain-containing protein, whose translation MTLVDQDNRVRAMTDFTSVLLVEAAAGTGKTSLMAGRVAMMLAAGFPPGDIAAITFTDLAASQLARRTRETVEALLAGDIPDFIRPVLPSGRLTDSQQAALAAAAPRLDELTATTIHGFCQAVIHSHGVQAGLDPGARIVDETVAEAMFRGELSAWFSRRLAEAAIEDDPIVVLAEKIPLKVVGLIHELAKLRREHPEAAPIQPLQSTRPDIVFAQAVDDFYRWQTSIDNDNCVRGIAHELRRLSARYERIFDSPPDFATLWQLCDAGPCRLFAKGLQLKTYVDAAESFGAYPGESASDAAIQHYQIVTDAWNELIGHIASALVCILSSSLDLLLKSYEGRKRAAAVLDFDDLLLHVRSLVRGHEEVRRAIGRRYKHILVDEFQDTDRVQSEILFSIAATDERVERWEERRLRPGSLFLVGDPKQAIYRFRGADIEIYELCRRLVGAQEGGAVIEVTANFRSQKAIIRHVNSCFETVFGKTGQPRYVALAPTIPDGSYPIPCMTRFTIQVVTDGRIYAEMFREAEAEKVADICSRLIGNVTIRRADGSFSSLQPGDIALLSPGHRDLWRYERALEQRNLAVSSQAGQSLMRRQETQDILALLRVLADSSDTLAFGALMRGPLVGLSDQELLDITAGLPEIEGRPNFFGVRTDPSAVNHPVAKAVLVCLRDLRGRAAISTPSLILAEAIERLNARVIMAARHRNRNARALANLDALIERARGYGVAGLRAFVRDLQADWEGNERAPEGRIDAAEHAIEIVTIHKAKGLEWPVVIPINSTTELYRPDQFVHRQSDNTLHWMVGGVAPPDLAAARAEESREDANQRERIWYVACTRARDLLILPYIPQAAKDSWFSSIVLRQGELPELDVSGFHASGVRQAAANENTQSADTFATEQERMNESALPVVWRRPSDHDRDRLGDPIDAVVVTESLAEQMEVVGGGAQRGIILHKLMEELLTGELDAQERLVVSRAEELLVQLLTDADEKKTRPDPIEMARCALRALALPEIAELRPFLLPEVAIWASGEGVLVAGRADALAIREGRVEVAVDWKSDVNPSSAVRNRYAAQLKDYLVATGARRGILAFLSLGEITGVENPASLLAPSPEQGDAVQEGRPS comes from the coding sequence ATGACACTGGTCGATCAGGACAACCGTGTACGAGCAATGACCGACTTCACGTCGGTCCTCCTTGTCGAGGCTGCCGCTGGAACGGGGAAAACCTCGCTCATGGCTGGCCGCGTCGCCATGATGTTGGCGGCTGGCTTCCCACCCGGAGACATTGCCGCTATCACCTTTACCGACCTCGCTGCCAGCCAGCTCGCTCGCCGTACCAGGGAGACGGTGGAAGCACTCCTAGCGGGTGACATACCCGATTTCATCAGGCCCGTCCTCCCTTCAGGCCGCCTCACCGATTCACAGCAGGCGGCGCTCGCTGCGGCCGCACCGAGGCTTGACGAGCTGACCGCAACGACAATTCACGGCTTTTGCCAGGCAGTCATTCATAGCCATGGTGTCCAGGCTGGGCTTGATCCTGGCGCACGCATAGTCGATGAAACAGTGGCGGAAGCGATGTTTCGCGGCGAACTTTCTGCTTGGTTTTCACGGAGGCTCGCCGAGGCGGCGATTGAAGACGACCCCATTGTCGTGCTTGCGGAAAAGATTCCGCTGAAAGTGGTCGGTCTCATTCATGAACTTGCCAAGCTTCGTCGGGAACATCCGGAAGCAGCTCCAATACAACCGTTACAGAGCACTCGGCCAGACATCGTATTTGCCCAGGCTGTCGATGATTTTTATAGGTGGCAAACAAGCATCGATAACGACAATTGCGTACGGGGAATTGCTCATGAGCTGCGTCGGCTCTCTGCGCGATATGAGCGCATTTTCGACAGCCCACCTGATTTCGCGACACTCTGGCAATTGTGCGATGCTGGTCCATGTCGATTGTTCGCAAAGGGACTTCAGCTCAAGACGTACGTTGATGCAGCGGAGAGCTTTGGTGCGTATCCTGGCGAGTCGGCGAGCGACGCCGCGATCCAGCACTATCAGATCGTCACCGACGCCTGGAACGAGTTGATCGGGCATATCGCAAGCGCACTCGTTTGCATATTGTCGTCGTCTCTCGATCTGCTGCTGAAAAGCTACGAGGGACGAAAGCGGGCGGCCGCGGTGCTCGACTTCGATGACCTCCTCCTGCACGTACGGTCCTTGGTTCGCGGGCATGAAGAAGTCCGTCGTGCGATTGGACGACGTTATAAGCACATTCTAGTCGACGAGTTTCAAGACACTGACCGCGTTCAAAGCGAAATCCTCTTCTCCATCGCCGCGACCGACGAACGTGTGGAGCGCTGGGAAGAGCGGCGCTTGCGGCCTGGCTCTCTCTTTCTGGTCGGGGATCCAAAGCAGGCTATCTATCGGTTTCGGGGTGCGGACATCGAGATCTATGAACTCTGTCGCCGCCTTGTTGGCGCGCAAGAGGGCGGCGCCGTCATCGAAGTAACGGCGAATTTTAGATCTCAGAAGGCGATTATTCGACACGTCAATTCGTGTTTTGAGACGGTCTTTGGCAAGACCGGGCAGCCGAGATACGTCGCGCTTGCACCGACGATCCCTGACGGCTCGTACCCGATTCCGTGTATGACCCGCTTCACGATCCAAGTGGTGACCGACGGACGCATCTACGCAGAGATGTTCCGCGAGGCCGAAGCGGAAAAAGTTGCGGACATCTGCTCTCGCTTAATCGGGAACGTGACGATCCGGCGTGCGGATGGCTCTTTCTCTTCCCTTCAGCCCGGGGACATTGCACTTCTATCGCCAGGGCACAGGGACCTCTGGCGCTACGAACGTGCGTTGGAGCAGCGCAATCTCGCCGTATCATCCCAAGCCGGCCAGTCGCTTATGCGACGGCAGGAGACTCAGGATATCCTCGCACTCCTACGTGTGCTCGCCGACTCCTCCGACACTCTGGCATTCGGTGCGCTCATGCGCGGACCATTGGTCGGGCTGAGCGACCAGGAACTCCTGGACATCACTGCCGGGCTGCCGGAAATAGAAGGGCGGCCGAACTTCTTTGGCGTCCGGACCGATCCCTCAGCGGTCAATCATCCCGTCGCGAAAGCAGTCCTCGTCTGTCTGCGCGATCTGCGGGGGCGCGCAGCGATCTCGACGCCAAGCTTGATTTTGGCTGAGGCGATTGAACGTCTAAACGCACGCGTGATTATGGCGGCTCGCCACCGCAATCGTAATGCACGCGCGCTCGCTAACCTGGACGCGCTCATCGAGCGCGCGCGCGGCTATGGGGTCGCAGGGCTACGCGCATTCGTTCGAGATCTTCAGGCTGATTGGGAAGGCAACGAGAGGGCGCCAGAAGGGCGGATCGATGCTGCCGAGCACGCGATTGAAATCGTCACCATACACAAAGCGAAGGGTCTCGAATGGCCGGTCGTGATACCGATCAATTCAACGACTGAGCTCTATCGACCGGATCAGTTCGTGCATCGTCAGTCCGACAATACCCTCCACTGGATGGTTGGAGGAGTCGCGCCACCGGACTTAGCCGCGGCGCGCGCGGAAGAAAGTCGGGAAGACGCCAACCAACGCGAGAGAATTTGGTACGTAGCGTGTACTCGAGCGCGAGATCTTCTGATCCTTCCGTATATCCCCCAGGCTGCGAAAGACTCGTGGTTCAGTTCAATCGTTCTCCGGCAAGGGGAGCTTCCAGAACTGGATGTTTCGGGCTTCCATGCATCGGGCGTCCGACAAGCGGCAGCAAACGAGAACACCCAGTCTGCCGACACTTTCGCGACAGAGCAAGAAAGGATGAACGAGAGTGCTCTACCCGTTGTCTGGCGCCGTCCGAGCGATCACGATCGAGACCGCCTCGGTGATCCTATTGACGCAGTGGTCGTAACCGAGTCGCTCGCCGAACAAATGGAAGTGGTTGGCGGCGGAGCGCAACGAGGGATTATCCTCCACAAGTTGATGGAGGAACTTCTGACGGGCGAGTTGGATGCCCAGGAGAGACTTGTGGTCTCCCGCGCGGAAGAGTTGCTCGTCCAGTTGCTCACAGACGCGGACGAGAAAAAGACCCGTCCCGATCCGATAGAGATGGCGAGATGCGCCTTGCGGGCTCTAGCCCTTCCGGAAATCGCGGAGCTGCGCCCCTTCCTTTTGCCTGAAGTGGCAATTTGGGCCTCAGGGGAAGGTGTTCTCGTTGCAGGCCGTGCGGATGCGCTCGCGATCAGAGAGGGCCGCGTGGAGGTTGCAGTTGATTGGAAGTCGGATGTCAACCCGAGTTCGGCAGTCCGAAATCGCTACGCCGCACAGCTCAAGGATTATCTGGTGGCGACAGGAGCCAGGCGCGGAATACTCGCATTCCTGAGCCTGGGCGAGATAACAGGGGTCGAGAATCCCGCCTCTTTGTTGGCTCCCAGCCCCGAACAGGGAGACGCAGTTCAAGAAGGGAGGCCCTCATGA
- a CDS encoding nucleotidyl transferase AbiEii/AbiGii toxin family protein yields MPKKPKPPIKNMGASVRARLLNLSKQRRQPFDLLLNNYVLERLLYRLSQTQYRDRFILKGAMLLTKWFEDPLRPTRDLDLLGIGNDDQDEMVRIFQEVCGASYNDGVVFDSNSVKVDRIREETEYGGLRITATAKVDTAQVRVVIDIAFGDSVEPGLQEIDLPVLLDFPAPNLRAYARETVIAEKFQAMVMLGRANSRMKDLYDIWVLSRNFEFKGDTLPRAIAATFARRKTEIPKEIPDALTTAFAEDPTKVAQWNSFIEDVAFQPGILADVINDLNKFLMPQASAAHAINKKNST; encoded by the coding sequence ATGCCTAAGAAGCCGAAACCACCGATCAAGAATATGGGCGCGTCAGTTCGGGCGCGACTGCTCAACCTTTCAAAACAACGCCGCCAACCCTTCGATCTGCTGCTCAACAACTACGTTCTAGAGAGGCTTCTCTATCGCTTGAGCCAGACCCAGTATCGCGATCGCTTCATTCTGAAAGGGGCGATGCTCCTTACAAAGTGGTTTGAAGATCCGCTACGTCCCACTCGCGACCTCGACCTCCTCGGCATCGGTAACGACGATCAAGATGAGATGGTCCGCATCTTTCAGGAGGTCTGTGGCGCCTCCTACAACGACGGCGTCGTCTTTGATTCAAACAGCGTGAAAGTCGATCGCATTCGCGAAGAAACGGAATATGGCGGTTTGCGCATTACAGCGACGGCCAAGGTTGATACGGCCCAAGTACGCGTCGTTATTGATATCGCCTTTGGCGATTCAGTCGAACCCGGCCTTCAGGAAATAGACCTGCCCGTTCTGTTGGATTTTCCTGCGCCAAACTTGCGCGCCTACGCTCGCGAGACTGTTATCGCCGAAAAATTCCAAGCAATGGTGATGTTGGGTCGCGCCAACAGCCGAATGAAGGATTTGTACGATATTTGGGTGCTATCGCGTAATTTCGAATTCAAGGGCGACACGCTGCCGCGAGCCATCGCTGCGACCTTCGCCCGGCGCAAGACCGAAATTCCCAAAGAGATTCCGGACGCCTTGACGACAGCTTTCGCGGAAGACCCTACGAAAGTCGCGCAATGGAATTCGTTCATCGAAGACGTCGCGTTTCAGCCGGGGATTTTGGCCGATGTCATCAACGATCTAAATAAGTTTCTCATGCCCCAAGCGTCAGCGGCACACGCGATCAATAAGAAAAACTCGACGTGA
- a CDS encoding DUF6119 family protein, whose product MSLSVRLLRSGRTIDDALRDDHELEERPSEVGRLFVGQAPALPPTWFDFVSGFATGGLGRLVNQSCAAVLFLEVVPDDKRFAKRIMALTFGTGHHSLDPDAFERSFGLKVVLNSVARSNLRSLDIATLDATTFQKRIQASRDADLQGFGIDVDRDLLRLAAGSPRDNSFAKSLAGKDALTLHTKTSPDDVIDKCKTALKLYHATDYKRDFGFIDFVTPVRQQSLLEQLDAAAFGELQQLVKGNQSDLHIALPDILSPEEGVEVGYFGVGLKSGRKQGYTQIAIEDYVEELKAGQIADIADMAKLRASHEVRVIVDGEGDRKQKRKLYDCFVYELTSKSDTYVLFAGDWFVVDKAFHATVETDFLKLLAKRTFVPSTKCKSERDFIAELDAHKNLLNLDQVKLSPAGAPAANLEPCDFLSMTKQFIHLKDGHGSAPISHLWNQGVVSAESFVRDEKFRIDLRKEVKKRQTQSKKTGFDAILPDGRSKPVPSEYTVVFGIMRDRYQRSGTIGLPFFSKVSLRSIADRIQLMGFPVEVHLVERI is encoded by the coding sequence ATGAGCCTTTCCGTGAGGCTACTTCGGAGTGGCCGGACGATCGATGATGCCTTGCGGGATGACCATGAACTCGAAGAGCGGCCTTCGGAGGTAGGGAGGCTTTTTGTAGGTCAAGCACCAGCGCTGCCGCCGACTTGGTTCGACTTTGTCAGCGGCTTTGCGACAGGTGGCCTTGGGCGGCTGGTTAATCAAAGTTGTGCCGCCGTGCTGTTCTTGGAAGTCGTCCCTGACGATAAGCGGTTCGCGAAGCGGATCATGGCCCTAACTTTTGGGACCGGCCATCATTCCCTCGATCCGGACGCATTTGAACGAAGCTTCGGTCTAAAGGTTGTCCTAAATTCGGTCGCCCGTTCGAACTTGCGAAGTTTGGACATTGCCACGCTCGATGCCACCACCTTCCAGAAGCGCATACAGGCTAGTCGGGATGCCGATTTGCAGGGATTTGGGATCGATGTCGACCGAGATCTACTGAGACTCGCCGCAGGATCGCCGAGAGATAATTCCTTCGCAAAATCCCTCGCTGGCAAGGACGCTCTAACATTGCACACAAAAACGTCGCCCGACGACGTAATTGATAAGTGCAAGACGGCGCTCAAGCTCTATCATGCTACAGATTACAAAAGGGATTTCGGGTTTATCGACTTCGTAACGCCGGTCCGGCAGCAAAGCCTTCTTGAGCAGCTGGATGCTGCAGCTTTCGGCGAACTGCAGCAATTGGTGAAGGGGAATCAATCGGACCTTCACATCGCATTGCCGGATATACTGAGCCCTGAGGAGGGGGTGGAAGTTGGGTATTTCGGTGTCGGGCTAAAGTCGGGACGAAAGCAGGGTTACACGCAAATTGCGATTGAAGACTATGTCGAGGAACTCAAAGCTGGTCAGATAGCCGATATTGCAGATATGGCCAAACTTCGCGCGAGCCATGAGGTGCGCGTTATAGTCGATGGCGAGGGAGACAGGAAGCAAAAGCGCAAACTGTACGATTGCTTTGTTTACGAGCTGACGTCCAAGAGTGACACCTATGTTCTGTTTGCTGGAGACTGGTTCGTGGTCGACAAGGCGTTTCACGCTACCGTCGAAACTGATTTCCTCAAGCTGTTGGCAAAAAGGACCTTTGTGCCATCGACCAAATGCAAGAGCGAGCGCGACTTTATCGCTGAACTCGATGCACACAAAAACTTGCTCAATCTTGATCAAGTGAAACTATCGCCGGCAGGGGCACCTGCCGCTAATCTTGAACCATGTGATTTTCTTTCGATGACCAAACAGTTTATTCATCTTAAGGATGGTCACGGGTCAGCGCCAATAAGTCATCTCTGGAATCAGGGCGTTGTGTCCGCCGAAAGCTTCGTTCGTGATGAGAAATTTCGGATCGACCTGCGCAAAGAAGTTAAGAAGCGGCAGACACAATCCAAGAAGACTGGCTTTGACGCCATTCTGCCGGACGGGCGCTCGAAGCCAGTTCCGAGCGAATACACTGTCGTCTTCGGAATTATGCGTGACCGATACCAGAGATCAGGAACGATTGGCCTCCCATTTTTCAGCAAGGTCAGCCTTCGGTCCATCGCCGATCGTATTCAACTCATGGGGTTTCCGGTAGAAGTTCATCTTGTCGAACGGATTTAA